From one Trueperella pyogenes genomic stretch:
- a CDS encoding dimethyl sulfoxide reductase anchor subunit family protein, with translation MNLHELPMILFTVIAQMCVGMFLILGLVQIWLSAHTDANTADRLTTPIVYLIGPALVFGLIASMFHMNDITHTLNVIRNIATSWLSREIIFGVGFAGLGFIFAFLQWFKIGPFRLRQAVAFLAGIFGIGLIISMSMIYSTLPTVPAWNTWIIPFHFFMTAIILGAAAVTTSLVLMTLIRQKSTTAGRDSAQPNANKTWLDTLGFTTNARAINAAPTKEEWHWTISIIRLCTTLSTLAAVAVLISYTAHLQNLATHPEPAATISATVFTGGFFWTRLILLGLGAIAIGFVAYKMAEPKTLANPLPLATWMTAGFVVLLASEFMGRSLHYDSQQLIGIG, from the coding sequence ATGAACCTCCACGAGCTGCCCATGATCCTCTTCACCGTCATCGCCCAAATGTGCGTAGGCATGTTCCTCATCCTCGGACTAGTCCAGATATGGCTCTCAGCACACACCGATGCGAACACAGCTGACCGCTTAACAACACCAATCGTCTACCTCATCGGCCCCGCCTTGGTGTTCGGCCTAATCGCCTCCATGTTCCACATGAACGACATCACCCACACACTCAACGTCATCCGCAACATAGCCACATCATGGCTCAGCCGCGAAATCATATTCGGCGTAGGCTTTGCCGGCCTAGGCTTCATCTTCGCCTTCCTACAATGGTTCAAAATCGGCCCATTCCGCCTACGCCAAGCCGTAGCCTTCCTAGCAGGAATCTTCGGCATCGGCTTAATCATCTCCATGTCAATGATCTACTCAACCCTACCAACCGTCCCAGCATGGAACACCTGGATCATCCCCTTCCACTTCTTCATGACAGCAATCATCCTCGGCGCAGCAGCTGTGACGACGTCGTTAGTACTCATGACCCTCATCCGGCAAAAGTCCACGACGGCGGGGCGCGACTCGGCCCAGCCAAACGCCAATAAGACGTGGCTAGACACTCTAGGCTTCACCACAAACGCCCGCGCCATCAACGCCGCACCCACCAAAGAAGAATGGCACTGGACAATATCCATCATCCGCCTATGCACAACCCTGTCTACGTTGGCGGCGGTAGCGGTGCTTATCTCCTACACCGCCCACCTGCAAAACCTCGCCACCCACCCAGAACCCGCAGCCACCATCTCAGCAACAGTATTCACAGGCGGATTCTTCTGGACCAGACTCATCCTCCTCGGCCTCGGAGCCATAGCCATCGGCTTCGTCGCCTACAAGATGGCAGAGCCAAAAACCTTGGCTAACCCACTACCCCTTGCCACCTGGATGACGGCAGGTTTCGTTGTACTCCTGGCGTCCGAATTCATGGGCCGCTCCCTACACTACGACTCCCAACAACTCATCGGCATCGGATAG
- a CDS encoding prolyl oligopeptidase family serine peptidase, with amino-acid sequence MTTTPQATATDFTDPFLHLEDINDSTLAWVTKHSDRTLGQFGGEAFATYRDQVAKILSAKDKLDFGAKHGEWIYNFYTDGDYPRGLWRRAKMADYVAKEQQDIDWEVLLDIGALGAEEGQSWVFGGASLLYPSYDRALVTLSAGGSDSNVVREFDVESKQFIDGGFVKPESKGSMSWVDRDTVIIDMDFGPGSLTDSGYPNSARLWRRGEDLASAPVIIEGDPQDVLAGAYYDYTPGHERMIAYRMTDFRTSITYLVDHDAVAAGHGGSTAGLEAGGKLPEALTEVKLPRSAEFEFVRHWVVVTLRHDWELTGRTVPAGAVVVVPAQAAIAGPEPEDVQVLYTPSDTTSFLDLAVLESGMVMTILDNVKSRLLFCAEPQAGSLGAWQITEITPKVAEFATVDIAPVDALESNDVWMTIADFLTPVTLYVGEVESGELAVHKLRSAPERFDATGLDIRQLWAESKDGTAVPYFIIGSQSALDGQAPARTLLDGYGGFEISLLPSYVAAYGKTWLERGGVYVVANIRGGGEFGPAWHQAALKDKRHKAYEDFAAVAADLVERGITTVDRLAAIGGSNGGLLMGNMYTTYPQLFGAIVCMVPLLDMKRFSHLLAGASWMGEYGDPDTEDWAFMEQYSAYHNVGLEPHPPILLTTSTRDDRVHPGHARKFHALLEEMGHETWLYENTEGGHAGAADIEQVSLMQALIFAFLDEKLAK; translated from the coding sequence ATGACGACGACTCCACAGGCCACGGCCACTGACTTCACCGATCCGTTCCTTCACCTGGAAGATATCAACGATTCCACCCTGGCATGGGTGACGAAGCATTCTGATCGCACTCTTGGCCAATTTGGCGGCGAAGCGTTTGCCACCTACCGCGATCAGGTGGCGAAGATCCTCTCTGCCAAGGACAAGCTCGACTTCGGCGCGAAGCACGGCGAATGGATCTACAACTTCTATACGGATGGGGACTACCCGCGGGGCTTGTGGCGCCGGGCGAAGATGGCCGATTATGTGGCCAAGGAACAGCAGGATATTGACTGGGAGGTCCTCCTCGATATCGGCGCGCTCGGTGCGGAAGAAGGCCAGTCGTGGGTGTTTGGCGGTGCGTCTTTGCTTTACCCTTCTTACGACCGCGCTCTGGTCACGCTCTCTGCGGGCGGCTCGGATTCGAACGTCGTGCGGGAGTTCGACGTGGAATCCAAGCAATTTATCGACGGCGGCTTCGTCAAGCCAGAATCCAAAGGGTCGATGAGCTGGGTCGATCGGGATACCGTCATTATCGACATGGATTTCGGCCCTGGATCGCTCACTGACTCGGGTTACCCGAACAGTGCGCGGCTCTGGCGGCGCGGCGAGGATCTTGCCTCGGCTCCCGTCATCATTGAAGGCGATCCCCAAGACGTCCTCGCCGGCGCCTACTATGACTACACGCCGGGTCATGAGCGCATGATTGCCTACCGCATGACCGACTTCCGCACCTCGATCACCTACCTTGTCGATCACGACGCCGTCGCAGCCGGTCACGGCGGCAGCACCGCCGGTCTTGAAGCGGGTGGGAAATTGCCAGAAGCGCTCACTGAAGTCAAGCTACCTCGTTCAGCCGAGTTTGAATTTGTGCGCCACTGGGTGGTCGTGACCTTACGGCATGATTGGGAGTTGACCGGCCGCACTGTGCCGGCTGGAGCGGTCGTCGTCGTACCAGCGCAAGCGGCGATAGCAGGCCCTGAGCCGGAAGACGTACAGGTGCTGTACACGCCCTCGGATACGACCTCCTTCCTGGATCTGGCCGTCCTCGAGTCGGGGATGGTCATGACCATCCTGGACAATGTGAAGTCGCGCCTGCTGTTCTGCGCAGAGCCGCAAGCCGGCAGCCTCGGTGCGTGGCAAATCACCGAGATCACGCCCAAGGTGGCCGAGTTTGCCACCGTAGACATCGCGCCTGTTGACGCGCTCGAATCAAACGACGTGTGGATGACTATTGCGGACTTCCTCACCCCCGTCACGTTGTACGTGGGTGAGGTCGAGTCCGGCGAGCTGGCCGTACACAAATTGCGTTCGGCGCCTGAGCGTTTCGATGCTACCGGTTTGGACATTCGCCAGCTGTGGGCAGAGTCAAAGGACGGAACTGCCGTCCCCTATTTCATCATCGGCTCGCAGTCCGCACTGGACGGGCAGGCACCCGCCCGGACCCTTCTCGACGGCTACGGCGGATTCGAAATCTCGCTTCTACCGTCATATGTCGCCGCCTACGGCAAGACATGGCTTGAACGCGGCGGAGTGTACGTGGTGGCAAATATCCGCGGCGGCGGCGAGTTTGGGCCGGCCTGGCATCAGGCTGCGCTCAAGGATAAGCGCCACAAGGCATACGAGGACTTCGCGGCTGTGGCTGCGGACCTCGTCGAGCGCGGAATCACCACCGTCGATCGGCTCGCCGCGATCGGCGGATCGAACGGTGGTTTGCTCATGGGCAACATGTACACCACTTACCCACAGCTTTTCGGGGCGATCGTGTGCATGGTGCCACTGCTGGACATGAAGCGTTTTTCGCACCTGCTGGCAGGCGCATCCTGGATGGGCGAATACGGGGATCCGGACACGGAGGACTGGGCATTCATGGAACAGTACTCGGCCTATCACAACGTCGGCCTCGAGCCGCATCCGCCAATTCTGCTCACGACATCCACCCGGGACGACCGCGTCCACCCCGGTCACGCCCGCAAGTTCCATGCTTTACTGGAGGAAATGGGCCACGAGACGTGGTTGTACGAAAACACTGAGGGCGGGCACGCGGGCGCAGCCGACATCGAACAGGTCTCTCTCATGCAGGCACTCATCTTCGCCTTCCTTGACGAGAAGCTGGCAAAGTAG
- a CDS encoding TorD/DmsD family molecular chaperone, with amino-acid sequence MINDNRIDALAAAFITLGRLHLDAPDEATLAQLRTMYHEWPLADPALADTAAGLQAWNDSFERAESVDQLRADINALYGRTATALVAPFESVHRGKDGLVFDEETLQVRAEYRQIGLQAPHLHKEPDDHIGLEFDFVAQVLVRVLDALEVGALTDANRYLDVVGRFYREHLALWAPHMLVAAREQAQTAFYRGVQALSLGALAELELELGDIHGSAGEPDGSQ; translated from the coding sequence ATGATTAACGACAATCGCATTGACGCCCTCGCCGCAGCTTTCATCACCCTCGGTCGCCTCCACCTGGACGCTCCAGACGAGGCCACACTCGCCCAACTGCGCACGATGTATCACGAATGGCCGCTAGCTGATCCAGCGCTTGCCGACACTGCGGCAGGCCTGCAGGCGTGGAACGACTCCTTCGAACGCGCTGAGAGTGTAGACCAGCTACGTGCCGACATCAACGCACTCTATGGGCGAACTGCCACCGCGCTCGTCGCCCCCTTCGAGTCCGTGCATCGCGGTAAGGACGGACTGGTCTTCGACGAGGAGACGCTGCAGGTTCGCGCCGAATACCGGCAGATTGGGCTCCAGGCACCACATCTGCACAAGGAGCCTGATGACCATATCGGTCTCGAATTTGATTTCGTCGCACAAGTCCTCGTCCGGGTGCTTGACGCCCTCGAGGTTGGCGCTCTAACCGACGCGAACCGCTACCTCGACGTCGTCGGCCGGTTCTACCGTGAGCACCTGGCCTTGTGGGCGCCGCACATGTTGGTGGCCGCACGGGAACAGGCGCAGACGGCGTTCTACCGTGGGGTACAAGCGCTTTCTCTCGGAGCCCTTGCGGAACTGGAGTTGGAACTCGGGGATATCCACGGATCCGCTGGCGAACCTGACGGCAGCCAATAA
- a CDS encoding ABC transporter permease: MNDATRLLLITGLGLAAMIGAILGLQRSVGLRVGLQPMVAALRAVIQLAGLALILQGVFTYPWLAVAMLAVMMTVASLTSGRRLKILPYGTRAAAVGIVAAASATIAIIFVLQLMPLTVSNFIAIGGIITGNSMSAATLTGRRFLASSQTQRGEIEAWFALGARPRRAFAQVSRTAIEEMLLPTIDQTKSTGLVTMPGAFVGALIGGASPVEAARFQVVVLVAIMLAQTICGIIVTRILSRATVVVSEQGSVAGADETSPDAQADLESRARRHTAKEST, encoded by the coding sequence GTGAACGACGCAACCCGCCTCCTCCTGATCACCGGCCTCGGACTCGCGGCCATGATTGGCGCTATCCTCGGCCTGCAAAGGTCGGTGGGGTTGCGTGTTGGCCTGCAGCCCATGGTCGCGGCTCTGCGCGCCGTCATCCAGCTCGCCGGCCTGGCGCTCATCCTCCAAGGGGTGTTCACCTATCCGTGGCTGGCCGTGGCCATGCTAGCGGTCATGATGACGGTGGCGTCCCTGACCTCGGGAAGACGCCTGAAAATCCTGCCCTATGGCACACGTGCGGCAGCCGTGGGGATCGTGGCGGCAGCGTCTGCCACCATTGCAATCATCTTTGTGCTCCAGTTGATGCCGCTCACCGTCTCAAACTTCATCGCCATTGGCGGCATCATCACGGGAAATTCCATGTCGGCCGCCACGCTCACCGGCCGTCGTTTCCTCGCCAGTTCGCAAACTCAACGCGGCGAGATTGAGGCCTGGTTCGCCCTCGGCGCTCGCCCGCGGCGCGCGTTTGCGCAGGTTAGCCGCACGGCCATCGAGGAGATGTTGCTGCCGACGATCGACCAGACGAAGTCCACCGGCCTGGTCACCATGCCGGGAGCATTCGTGGGCGCACTCATTGGCGGTGCCTCACCCGTTGAGGCTGCGCGGTTCCAGGTAGTAGTTCTTGTGGCCATCATGCTCGCGCAAACCATCTGCGGAATTATCGTCACGCGAATCCTGTCCCGCGCCACCGTCGTCGTTTCTGAGCAGGGCTCGGTTGCAGGCGCGGATGAGACTTCTCCAGATGCGCAGGCCGATCTGGAAAGCCGTGCCCGCAGACACACCGCGAAAGAGTCGACATAG